The proteins below come from a single Vitis vinifera cultivar Pinot Noir 40024 chromosome 9, ASM3070453v1 genomic window:
- the LOC104880246 gene encoding disease resistance protein SUMM2: MVKMHDLIRDMALWLYSECGMEKNKVLVCNKVSGLKEVQEISKWKEAERMSLWDRNVENLPETLLCPNLETLFVRECSKLKTIPSGFFQFIPLLRVLDLCCSHRITELPAGIGELKALEYLNLSSMDIRELPIELKNLKNLASLFLDEIYALEIIPSGVILSLTSLKLFSMWNDFGKSNGLRGHEETLLEELEALNSISEVTISITSALSISKLKSCDKLQRRIWNLFLVDCGDLISLELSSSFLERMIQLERLDISRCDELKDVKINVEREGWQGVVLNDVPSPIFTVAGGQCFHNLHTAFIGYCPKFLDLTYLIYAPYLESLYVTSCESMEEVIRDDSGVSEIEAKSAIFTRLKDLSLSSLPALKSLYQHPLLFPSLETVVVYSCPRLRRLPFDSNTATNRLKKIEGEESWRNMLQWEDSTVKDLFTPYFQTG; this comes from the coding sequence ATGGTTAAGATGCATGATCTGATCCGAGACATGGCTTTATGGTTATATAGTGAATGTGGGATGGAAAAGAATAAAGTTTTAGTATGCAATAAAGTTTCAGGGCTGAAAGAagttcaagaaatttcaaaatggaaagaagcagAAAGGATGTCATTATGGGATAGGAATGTTGAGAATTTGCCTGAAACATTGTTGTGTCCCAATCTCGAGACTTTATTTGTGAGGGAATGTTCCAAGTTGAAGACAATTCCAAGTGGATTCTTCCAATTCATACCTCTATTAAGAGTTTTGGATTTGTGCTGTAGTCATAGAATAACTGAGTTACCTGCTGGGATTGGTGAATTGAAAGCCTTGGAATATCTTAATTTGTCATCCATGGATATAAGAGAGCTGCCCATTGAacttaagaatttgaaaaaccTGGCAAGTTTGTTTCTGGATGAAATATATGCGCTTGAAATCATTCCGTCGGGAGTGATATTAAGCCTAACGTCCTTAAAGTTGTTTAGCATGTGGAATGATTTTGGGAAAAGCAACGGTCTGCGTGGGCATGAAGAAACCTTGCTGGAGGAGTTGGAGGCCTTGAACAGCATCAGTGAGGTAACTATCTCTATAACTAGTGCTCTTTCAATCAGCAAATTAAAGAGTTGTGACAAATTACAGAGGAGGATATGGAATCTCTTTTTAGTTGATTGTGGGGATCTGATCTCACTTGAACTGTCATCTTCATTTTTGGAAAGAATGATCCAGTTGGAAAGGCTTGATATATCCAGATGTGATGAACTAAAAGATGTGAAAATTAATGTGGAAAGGGAAGGATGGCAAGGAGTTGTACTTAATGATGTTCCTAGCCCAATCTTCACTGTCGCAGGGGGCCAATGCTTCCACAACCTCCATACAGCATTTATAGGATATTGTCCAAAATTTTTGGACTTAACATACCTTATTTATGCTCCCTATCTTGAATCACTTTATGTTACTAGTTGTGAATCAATGGAAGAAGTGATACGAGATGATAGTGGAGTTTCAGAAATTGAAGCAAAATCAGCGATATTCACAAGGCTCAAAGACCTTAGTTTGTCCTCTCTGCCAGCCTTGAAAAGTCTCTACCAGCATCCACTGCTCTTTCCATCCCTAGAAACTGTGGTAGTGTACTCGTGCCCAAGGTTAAGGAGGCTCCCATTTGACTCCAACACTGCAACTAACAGACtaaagaaaattgaaggagaGGAAAGTTGGCGGAATATGCTGCAGTGGGAGGATTCAACCGTCAAGGACCTTTTTACTCCCTACTTTCAGACAGGGTAA
- the LOC132252497 gene encoding probable disease resistance protein At1g61300, translated as MEFLSSIVGLIPCFYDHTSKHTVYIRDLKQNLQALRKEMAELNNLYEDVKARVEGAEQRQMMRRKEVGGWICEVEVMVTEVQEILQKGDQEIQKRCLGCCPRNCWSSYKIGKAVSEKLVAVSGQIGKGHFDVVAEMLPRPLVDELPMEETVGSELAYGRICGFLKDPQVGIMGLYGMGGVGKTTLLKKIHNNFLPTSSDFDVVIWDVVSKPSNVEKIQKVLWNKLQLSRDGWECRSTKEEKAAEILRVLKTKKFVLLLDDIWERLDLLEMGVPHPDAQNKSKIVFTTRSQDVCRQMQAQKSIKVECLSSEAAWTLFQKKVGEETLKFHPHIPRLAKIVAEECKGLPLSLVTVGRAMVGEKDPSNWDKVIQDLSKFPAEISGMEDELFNRLKVSYDRLSDNAIKSCFIHCSLFSEDVVIRIETLIEQWIGEGLLGEVHDIYEARNQGHKIVKKLKHACLVESYGLREKWVVMHDVIHDMALWLYGECGKEKNKILVYNDVFRLKEAAEISELKETEKMSLWDQNLEKFPETLMCPNLKTLFVRRCHQLTKFSSGFFQFMPLIRVLNLACNDNLSELPTGIGELNGLRYLNLSSTRIRELPIELKNLKKLMILHLNSMQSPVTIPQDLISNLISLKFFSLWNTNILSGVETLLEELESLNDINQIRINISSALSLNKLKRSHKLQRCISDLGLHNWGDVITLELSSSFLKRMEHLGALHVHDCDDVNISMEREMTQNDVIGLSNYNVAREQYFYSLRFIVIGNCSKLLDLTWVVYASCLEALYVEDCESIELVLHDDHGAYEIVEKLDIFSRLKYLKLNRLPRLKSIYQHPLLFPSLEIIKVYDCKSLRSLPFDSNTSNNNLKKIKGETNWWNRLRWKDETIKDSFTPYFQVDKAEAYFAEESETSSIDDDMQEQLVSN; from the coding sequence ATGGAGTTCCTGAGCTCAATCGTGGGTCTGATCCCCTGCTTCTATGATCACACCTCCAAGCATACGGTCTACATTCGTGATCTAAAACAAAATCTCCAAGCCTTGAGGAAGGAAATGGCGGAGCTCAACAACTTGTATGAAGATGTGAAGGCAAGGGTTGAAGGTGCAGAGCAACGACAGATGATGCGCAGAAAGGAAGTGGGTGGCTGGATCTGTGAAGTAGAAGTCATGGTGACAGAAGTTCAAGAAATTCTGCAAAAGGGTGATCAAGAAATCCAGAAGAGATGTCTCGGATGCTGTCCCAGGAATTGTTGGTCTAGCTACAAGATTGGGAAGGCAGTAAGCGAAAAGCTGGTTGCTGTATCTGGTCAAATCGGCAAAGGACATTTCGATGTTGTAGCCGAGATGCTGCCTCGTCCTCTAGTAGATGAACTGCCCATGGAGGAGACTGTGGGCTCAGAATTGGCGTATGGCAGAATCTGTGGGTTTCTCAAAGATCCACAAGTGGGAATTATGGGATTATATGGAATGGGCGGTGTGGGCAAAACCACCCTCTTGAAGAAAATCCACAATAACTTCCTCCCTACATCCAGCGATTTTGATGTTGTGATTTGGGATGTGGTGTCAAAACCGTCCAACGTTGAAAAAATTCAGAAAGTTCTTTGGAATAAATTACAACTCTCACGTGATGGATGGGAATGTAGAAGCACTAAGGAGGAGAAGGCTGCCGAAATATTGAGagttttgaaaacaaagaagTTCGTGTTGCTGTTGGATGACATCTGGGAGCGACTCGATCTCCTAGAAATGGGGGTCCCCCATCCCGATGCTCAAAATAAGTCCAAGATAGTTTTCACAACCCGCTCACAGGATGTGTGCCGCCAAATGCAAGCTCAGAAGAGTATAAAAGTGGAGTGTTTGTCATCAGAAGCGGCTTGGACTTTGTTTCAGAAGAAGGTAGGAGAAGAAACATTAAAGTTTCATCCACATATACCGAGGCTTGCAAAGATTGTTGCTGAAGAGTGCAAAGGTTTACCTCTCTCTTTGGTTACTGTTGGGCGAGCCATGGTGGGTGAGAAAGATCCCTCAAATTGGGACAAGGTAATACAAGATTTGAGCAAATTTCCAGCTGAAATTTCAGGTATGGAAGATGAATTgtttaatagattaaaagtgAGTTATGATAGATTGTCTGACAATGCCATCAAATCTTGTTTTATACATTGTTCCTTATTCTCTGAAGATGTGGTGATTCGTATTGAAACCCTTATAGAGCAGTGGATTGGAGAGGGACTTTTGGGTGAAGTTCATGACATATATGAAGCGCGCAATCAAGGgcataaaattgttaaaaagcTAAAGCATGCATGTTTAGTGGAGAGTTACGGTTTAAGAGAAAAATGGGTTGTGATGCATGATGTGATCCACGACATGGCTTTATGGTTATATGGTGAATGTGGGaaggaaaagaacaaaattttagTATACAATGATGTTTTTAGGCTGAAGGAAGCTGCAGAAATTTCAGAACTTAAAGAGACGGAGAAGATGTCATTGTGGGATCAGAATCTTGAGAAGTTCCCTGAAACATTGATGTGTCCCAATCTCAAGACTTTATTTGTGAGGAGATGTCATCAGTTGACGAAATTTTCGAGTGGATTCTTTCAATTTATGCCTCTAATTAGAGTTTTGAATTTGGCGTGCAATGATAATTTAAGTGAGTTACCTACTGGGATTGGTGAATTGAATGGCTTGAGATATCTTAATTTGTCATCCACAAGAATAAGAGAGTTGCCCATTGagctaaaaaatttgaaaaaattgatgattttgcATCTGAATTCTATGCAATCCCCTGTAACTATCCCACAAGACTTGATATCAAATCTCATATCTTTAAAGTTTTTCAGCCTGTGGAATACCAATATTTTAAGTGGAGTTGAAACCTTGCTTGAGGAGTTGGAGTCCTTGAATGACATCAATCAGATAAGAATCAACATATCTAGTGCTCTTTCATTGAACAAATTAAAGAGAAGCCACAAATTACAGAGGTGTATAAGCGATCTAGGGTTACATAATTGGGGGGATGTAATCACACTTGAactatcatcttcatttttaaaaagaatggAGCATTTAGGAGCGCTTCATGTACACGATTGCGATGATGTGAATATAAGTATGGAAAGAGAAATGACACAAAATGATGTTATTGGTCTCTCGAACTACAACGTTGCAAGGGAGCAATACTTTTATAGCCTTCGTTTCATAGTAATAGGAAATTGTTCAAAATTGTTAGACTTAACATGGGTTGTTTATGCTTCATGTCTAGAAGCACTTTATGTTGAAGATTGTGAATCAATAGAACTAGTACTACATGATGATCATGGAGCTTATGAAATTGTGGAAAAATTGGACATATTTTCAAGGCTCAAATACCTCAAGCTCAATAGACTGCCAAGATTGAAGAGCATCTACCAGCATCCTCTGCTCTTTCCCTCGCTTGAAATCATCAAGGTGTATGATTGCAAAAGCTTAAGGAGCCTCCCATTCGATTCCAACACTTCGAACAACAATCTTAAGAAAATTAAAGGAGAGACAAATTGGTGGAATCGGTTGAGGTGGAAAGATGAAACTATCAAGGACTCTTTTACTCCATATTTCCAAGTCGACAAAGCTGAAGCATATTTTGCAGAGGAGTCCGAAACTAGCAGCATAGATGATGATATGCAGGAACAGCTGgtatcaaattaa
- the LOC100249841 gene encoding probable disease resistance protein At1g61300 produces the protein MDFIPGLPDDVARQCLIRVSYENFSTIAAVCRVWKSEVEDPDFFRQRKTAGYTRPVFAMAQARVVPNRSSGGMKCPTLAYRVTLLDLETGNWSELPPVPGFSDGLPMFCQLVGVESELVVVGGWDPDTWEISSSVFIYNFLSATWRRGADMPGARRSFFGCAASGLERVVYVAGGHDGEKNALKSALVYDVAKDEWAPLPDMARERDECKGVFHRGKFHVIGGYCTEMQGRFERSAEAFDFANWEWDKAEEDFLESSTCPRTCVDGGDMGMYMCHAGEVVALQDSRWQTVDKLPAEIRHTAYMTTWEGKLLVMGCRSFGDAHVAYMLDLKSHRWRKLVAAEEFCGHVQSGCCLEI, from the coding sequence atggACTTTATTCCGGGTCTCCCGGACGACGTTGCCCGCCAATGTTTAATTCGCGTTTCTTATGAAAACTTCTCCACCATCGCCGCGGTTTGTAGGGTTTGGAAGAGTGAGGTTGAGGACCCTGATTTTTTCCGACAGAGGAAAACGGCAGGGTATACTCGACCTGTTTTCGCCATGGCGCAGGCCCGGGTGGTCCCGAATCGGAGTTCTGGTGGGATGAAGTGTCCCACGCTTGCTTATCGGGTCACGCTTTTGGACCTTGAAACGGGTAATTGGAGCGAGTTACCGCCGGTTCCTGGGTTTTCCGATGGGTTGCCGATGTTCTGTCAGCTGGTGGGAGTCGAGTCGGAGCTTGTGGTGGTGGGCGGGTGGGATCCGGATACATGGGAGATTTCGAGCTCTGTGTTTATTTACAATTTCCTGTCGGCGACGTGGCGGCGGGGAGCGGATATGCCAGGTGCGCGGAGGTCGTTCTTTGGTTGTGCGGCGTCGGGTTTGGAGCGGGTGGTGTATGTTGCGGGTGGGCATGATGGTGAGAAGAACGCATTGAAGTCAGCGCTGGTGTATGACGTGGCAAAggatgagtgggccccactgCCTGACATGGCAAGGGAGCGCGATGAATGCAAAGGAGTATTCCACCGTGGTAAGTTCCATGTCATCGGCGGGTACTGCACAGAGATGCAAGGCAGGTTCGAGAGGAGCGCGGAAGCCTTCGATTTTGCCAACTGGGAGTGGGACAAGGCAGAGGAGGATTTCCTGGAATCCAGCACGTGCCCGAGGACCTGCGTGGACGGTGGTGACATGGGGATGTACATGTGTCATGCGGGTGAGGTGGTGGCACTGCAGGACTCCAGATGGCAGACAGTAGACAAATTGCCAGCTGAGATTCGCCACACAGCTTACATGACAACATGGGAGGGGAAGCTATTAGTGATGGGGTGCAGAAGCTTTGGTGATGCCCATGTGGCGTACATGTTGGATTTGAAGAGTCACAGGTGGAGGAAATTGGTGGCGGCGGAGGAGTTTTGTGGTCATGTTCAGTCAGGTTGCTGTTTGGAGATCTAA
- the LOC100244530 gene encoding centromere protein C isoform X2 yields MANDRRSSDLADPLLGYFGLSLFPRTFRDSSTVSKPSGHDNIDSLHSYLKSMALRSPTKLLEQAKSILDGGSELLNPNFPSDVASEDNCGPISEKLKENPPERRPALGRKRARFSLKPDSSQPTMVLEPSLDIDKLQDPEEYFLAHEKLENAKKELQRQRGGVLMDLNQYNLSTTARHRRPGILGRSVSYKHHYSSLVSDNDENLMPSPATVEQMIVSPSNYSSQVEMVDPNVALQERELTETVDPSVESLERELTVSVTQAENKVDEILDELLSGNCEDLDGDGALTFLQERLQIKPIDLDKLCLPELHDIQRNDFKSSGGNWLRHRDSLSDIKSMLEGLSSKTPIKKGQVVESFVHTLASPTPPKSPFASICLLKRHILQSNLTSDPFSVLKVNLSPARNSSTVKSSDKQSDQIENGKELSFSAKLKSVILEGDDIAVANKSSHEVVHVITGDSTPPFEKTVNNDSRRLGVGINSGLSGSHADLDGNIRNNNVDDLRRLDADTDVQINRTNELEDNSSTVKSSDKQSDQIENGKKLSFSAKLKSVILEGDDIAVANKSSHEVVHVITGDSTPPSEKAVNNDSRRLGVGINSGLSGSHANLDGNIRSNNVDDLRRLDADTDVQINRTNELEDNSSTVKSSDKQSDQIENGKELSFSAKLKSVLLEGDDIAVANKSSHEVVHVITGDSTPPSEKAVNNDSRRLGVGINSGLSGSHADLDGNIRNNNVDDLRRLDADTDVQINRTNELEDKEAEPCAHPDQNIEDSTLEKLNSSDSQGDQPTPAVVEAHDMDGPSKTGDDDLEQCTEKILEPSGESLNKRSKAKTPPRRERKRKEISGRQSLAGAGTLWSSGVRRSTRIKMRPLEYWKGERFLYGRVHKSLTSVIGVKYVSPAKGDGKPTIKVKSYVSDEYKELVDLAALH; encoded by the exons ATGGCGAACGACCGCCGAAGCTCCGATCTGGCGGATCCGCTTCTCGGCTACTTCGGCCTCTCTCTCTTCCCCCGCACATTTAGGGATTCCTCCACCGTTTCTAAGCCGTCCGGTCACGACAATATCGATTCCCTCCATTCTTACCTCAAGTCCATG GCATTAAGAAGTCCCACAAAGCTCCTAGAGCAGGCAAAGTCCATCTTAGATGGCGGTTCAGAACTATTGAATCCCAACTTCCCAAGCGATGTAGCATCAGAAGACAACTGTGGACCTATTTCTGAAAAGCTCAAGGAAAATCCCCCAGAGCGAAGGCCTGCCTTAGGCCGTAAACGGGCTCGGTTTTCTTTAAAGCCTGATTCAAG TCAGCCTACAATGGTTTTGGAACCAAGTTTGGACATCGATAAACTCCAAGACCCAGAGGAGTACTTCTTGGCCCATGAAAAGCTCGAAA ATGCCAAAAAGGAATTACAGAGACAGCGAGGTGGTGTTTTAATGGATTTAAATCAGTACAATCTATCTACTACTGCACGGCATCGTCGACCAGGAATTTTAGG GAGGTCTGTTAGTTATAAGCATCACTACTCATCATTAGTTTCTGATAATGATGAGAACTTGATGCCCTCTCCAGCAACAGTGGAACAGATGATTGTTAGTCCTTCTAATTATAGTTCACAAGTAGAAATGGTGGATCCAAATGTTGCTTTACAGGAAAGAGAGTTAACTG AAACAGTAGATCCAAGTGTTGAATCACTGGAAAGAGAATTAACTG TTTCTGTGACCCAGGCAGAGAACAAAGTAGATGAAATTTTGGATGAATTACTATCAGGTAATTGTGAAGATTTAGATGGGGATGGGGCACTCACTTTTTTGCAGGAGCGTTTGCAGATCAAACCCATTGATCTGGACAAATTATGCCTCCCTGAGTTGCATGATATCCAACGGAACGATTTCAAGTCTTCAGGAGGAAACTGGCTCAGGCATAGGGACTCTTTGTCAGATATAAAGTCTATGTTAGAAGGGCTAAGTAGTAAAACACCCATAAAGAAAGGGCAAGTGGTGGAAAGCTTTGTTCATACTTTGGCTTCACCGACGCCACCAAAGAGTCCTTTTGCCTCAATATGTCTATTAAAGAGGCACATTTTGCAGTCAAATCTAACAAGCGATCCATTTTCTGTTCTCAAGGTTAATCTATCACCAGCCAGGAATTCTTCTACTGTCAAATCTAGTGATAAACAATCCGATCAGATTGAGAATGGAAAGGAGCTTAGCTTTTCTGCAAAGTTGAAATCAGTAATACTTGAAGGAGATGATATTGCTGTTGCAAACAAGAGTTCACATGAGGTGGTACATGTGATAACAGGAGATTCAACTCCTCCATTTGAGAAAACTGTGAATAACGACTCGAGAAGACTTGGTGTTGGAATCAATAGTGGGTTGAGTGGATCTCATGCTGACTTGGATGGTAACATTAGAAACAATAATGTGGATGATTTAAGGAGGCTGGATGCTGACACTGATGTTCAAATAAATAGAACAAATGAATTGGAGGATAATTCTTCTACTGTCAAATCTAGTGATAAACAATCCGATCAGATTGAGAATGGAAAGAAGCTTAGCTTTTCTGCAAAGTTGAAATCAGTAATACTTGAAGGAGATGATATTGCTGTTGCAAACAAGAGTTCACATGAGGTGGTACATGTGATAACAGGAGATTCAACTCCTCCATCTGAGAAAGCTGTGAATAACGACTCGAGAAGACTTGGTGTTGGAATCAACAGTGGGTTGAGTGGATCTCATGCTAACTTGGATGGTAACATTAGAAGCAATAATGTGGATGATTTAAGGAGGCTGGATGCTGACACTGATGTTCAAATAAATAGAACAAATGAATTGGAGGATAATTCTTCTACTGTCAAATCTAGTGATAAACAATCCGATCAGATTGAGAATGGAAAGGAGCTTAGCTTTTCTGCAAAGTTGAAATCAGTACTACTTGAAGGAGATGATATTGCTGTTGCAAACAAGAGTTCACATGAGGTGGTACATGTGATAACAGGAGATTCAACTCCTCCATCTGAGAAAGCTGTGAATAACGACTCGAGAAGACTTGGTGTTGGAATCAACAGTGGGTTGAGTGGATCTCATGCTGACTTGGATGGTAACATTAGAAACAATAATGTGGATGATTTAAGGAGGCTGGATGCTGACACTGATGTTCAAATAAATAGAACAAATGAATTGGAGGACAAG GAAGCAGAACCGTGTGCACACCCAGATCAGAATATTGAAGATTCAACTTTGGAGAAGTTGAACAGCAGTGACAGTCAAGGGG ATCAACCAACTCCTGCTGTAGTTGAAGCCCATGACATGGATGGACCCTCCAAAACTGGAGACGATGATCTAGAACAGTGTACTGAG AAAATTCTGGAACCTTCTGGTGAATCACTGAATAAGAGAAGCAAAGCAAAAACACCTCCTCGCCGAGAAcgcaaaagaaaagaaatttctgGGAGGCAAAGTCTTGCAG GGGCTGGAACATTGTGGAGTTCTGGGGTGAGGCGAAGCACCAGAATCAAAATGAGACCCTTGGAGTATTGGAAAGGCGAAAGGTTTTTGTACGGACGCGTACATAAGA GCTTGACATCAGTAATTGGGGTAAAGTATGTGTCTCCAGCTAAGGGTGATGGAAAACCCACTATCAAAGTGAAGTCTTACGTCTCTGATGAATATAAGGAGCTTGTTGACCTAGCAGCTTTACATTGA
- the LOC100244530 gene encoding centromere protein C isoform X1, translating into MANDRRSSDLADPLLGYFGLSLFPRTFRDSSTVSKPSGHDNIDSLHSYLKSMALRSPTKLLEQAKSILDGGSELLNPNFPSDVASEDNCGPISEKLKENPPERRPALGRKRARFSLKPDSSQPTMVLEPSLDIDKLQDPEEYFLAHEKLENAKKELQRQRGGVLMDLNQYNLSTTARHRRPGILGRSVSYKHHYSSLVSDNDENLMPSPATVEQMIVSPSNYSSQVEMVDPNVALQERELTETVDPSVESLERELTVSVTQAENKVDEILDELLSGNCEDLDGDGALTFLQERLQIKPIDLDKLCLPELHDIQRNDFKSSGGNWLRHRDSLSDIKSMLEGLSSKTPIKKGQVVESFVHTLASPTPPKSPFASICLLKRHILQSNLTSDPFSVLKVNLSPARNSSTVKSSDKQSDQIENGKELSFSAKLKSVILEGDDIAVANKSSHEVVHVITGDSTPPFEKTVNNDSRRLGVGINSGLSGSHADLDGNIRNNNVDDLRRLDADTDVQINRTNELEDNSSTVKSSDKQSDQIENGKKLSFSAKLKSVILEGDDIAVANKSSHEVVHVITGDSTPPSEKAVNNDSRRLGVGINSGLSGSHANLDGNIRSNNVDDLRRLDADTDVQINRTNELEDNSSTVKSSDKQSDQIENGKELSFSAKLKSVLLEGDDIAVANKSSHEVVHVITGDSTPPSEKAVNNDSRRLGVGINSGLSGSHADLDGNIRNNNVDDLRRLDADTDVQINRTNELEDKVGDMLQEAEPCAHPDQNIEDSTLEKLNSSDSQGDQPTPAVVEAHDMDGPSKTGDDDLEQCTEKILEPSGESLNKRSKAKTPPRRERKRKEISGRQSLAGAGTLWSSGVRRSTRIKMRPLEYWKGERFLYGRVHKSLTSVIGVKYVSPAKGDGKPTIKVKSYVSDEYKELVDLAALH; encoded by the exons ATGGCGAACGACCGCCGAAGCTCCGATCTGGCGGATCCGCTTCTCGGCTACTTCGGCCTCTCTCTCTTCCCCCGCACATTTAGGGATTCCTCCACCGTTTCTAAGCCGTCCGGTCACGACAATATCGATTCCCTCCATTCTTACCTCAAGTCCATG GCATTAAGAAGTCCCACAAAGCTCCTAGAGCAGGCAAAGTCCATCTTAGATGGCGGTTCAGAACTATTGAATCCCAACTTCCCAAGCGATGTAGCATCAGAAGACAACTGTGGACCTATTTCTGAAAAGCTCAAGGAAAATCCCCCAGAGCGAAGGCCTGCCTTAGGCCGTAAACGGGCTCGGTTTTCTTTAAAGCCTGATTCAAG TCAGCCTACAATGGTTTTGGAACCAAGTTTGGACATCGATAAACTCCAAGACCCAGAGGAGTACTTCTTGGCCCATGAAAAGCTCGAAA ATGCCAAAAAGGAATTACAGAGACAGCGAGGTGGTGTTTTAATGGATTTAAATCAGTACAATCTATCTACTACTGCACGGCATCGTCGACCAGGAATTTTAGG GAGGTCTGTTAGTTATAAGCATCACTACTCATCATTAGTTTCTGATAATGATGAGAACTTGATGCCCTCTCCAGCAACAGTGGAACAGATGATTGTTAGTCCTTCTAATTATAGTTCACAAGTAGAAATGGTGGATCCAAATGTTGCTTTACAGGAAAGAGAGTTAACTG AAACAGTAGATCCAAGTGTTGAATCACTGGAAAGAGAATTAACTG TTTCTGTGACCCAGGCAGAGAACAAAGTAGATGAAATTTTGGATGAATTACTATCAGGTAATTGTGAAGATTTAGATGGGGATGGGGCACTCACTTTTTTGCAGGAGCGTTTGCAGATCAAACCCATTGATCTGGACAAATTATGCCTCCCTGAGTTGCATGATATCCAACGGAACGATTTCAAGTCTTCAGGAGGAAACTGGCTCAGGCATAGGGACTCTTTGTCAGATATAAAGTCTATGTTAGAAGGGCTAAGTAGTAAAACACCCATAAAGAAAGGGCAAGTGGTGGAAAGCTTTGTTCATACTTTGGCTTCACCGACGCCACCAAAGAGTCCTTTTGCCTCAATATGTCTATTAAAGAGGCACATTTTGCAGTCAAATCTAACAAGCGATCCATTTTCTGTTCTCAAGGTTAATCTATCACCAGCCAGGAATTCTTCTACTGTCAAATCTAGTGATAAACAATCCGATCAGATTGAGAATGGAAAGGAGCTTAGCTTTTCTGCAAAGTTGAAATCAGTAATACTTGAAGGAGATGATATTGCTGTTGCAAACAAGAGTTCACATGAGGTGGTACATGTGATAACAGGAGATTCAACTCCTCCATTTGAGAAAACTGTGAATAACGACTCGAGAAGACTTGGTGTTGGAATCAATAGTGGGTTGAGTGGATCTCATGCTGACTTGGATGGTAACATTAGAAACAATAATGTGGATGATTTAAGGAGGCTGGATGCTGACACTGATGTTCAAATAAATAGAACAAATGAATTGGAGGATAATTCTTCTACTGTCAAATCTAGTGATAAACAATCCGATCAGATTGAGAATGGAAAGAAGCTTAGCTTTTCTGCAAAGTTGAAATCAGTAATACTTGAAGGAGATGATATTGCTGTTGCAAACAAGAGTTCACATGAGGTGGTACATGTGATAACAGGAGATTCAACTCCTCCATCTGAGAAAGCTGTGAATAACGACTCGAGAAGACTTGGTGTTGGAATCAACAGTGGGTTGAGTGGATCTCATGCTAACTTGGATGGTAACATTAGAAGCAATAATGTGGATGATTTAAGGAGGCTGGATGCTGACACTGATGTTCAAATAAATAGAACAAATGAATTGGAGGATAATTCTTCTACTGTCAAATCTAGTGATAAACAATCCGATCAGATTGAGAATGGAAAGGAGCTTAGCTTTTCTGCAAAGTTGAAATCAGTACTACTTGAAGGAGATGATATTGCTGTTGCAAACAAGAGTTCACATGAGGTGGTACATGTGATAACAGGAGATTCAACTCCTCCATCTGAGAAAGCTGTGAATAACGACTCGAGAAGACTTGGTGTTGGAATCAACAGTGGGTTGAGTGGATCTCATGCTGACTTGGATGGTAACATTAGAAACAATAATGTGGATGATTTAAGGAGGCTGGATGCTGACACTGATGTTCAAATAAATAGAACAAATGAATTGGAGGACAAG GTTGGAGATATGTTGCAGGAAGCAGAACCGTGTGCACACCCAGATCAGAATATTGAAGATTCAACTTTGGAGAAGTTGAACAGCAGTGACAGTCAAGGGG ATCAACCAACTCCTGCTGTAGTTGAAGCCCATGACATGGATGGACCCTCCAAAACTGGAGACGATGATCTAGAACAGTGTACTGAG AAAATTCTGGAACCTTCTGGTGAATCACTGAATAAGAGAAGCAAAGCAAAAACACCTCCTCGCCGAGAAcgcaaaagaaaagaaatttctgGGAGGCAAAGTCTTGCAG GGGCTGGAACATTGTGGAGTTCTGGGGTGAGGCGAAGCACCAGAATCAAAATGAGACCCTTGGAGTATTGGAAAGGCGAAAGGTTTTTGTACGGACGCGTACATAAGA GCTTGACATCAGTAATTGGGGTAAAGTATGTGTCTCCAGCTAAGGGTGATGGAAAACCCACTATCAAAGTGAAGTCTTACGTCTCTGATGAATATAAGGAGCTTGTTGACCTAGCAGCTTTACATTGA